From a region of the Paenibacillus sp. R14(2021) genome:
- a CDS encoding prephenate dehydrogenase produces the protein MTKIAIFGVGLIGGSLALCFKGKPGITVVGHSVRESSAAKYVERGVVDYATTSLREAAEGADFIFLCVPVGSLEQYVNDLSQLDLKPGCIITDVGSTKASVAASARQARLGEAVFIGGHPMAGSERSGVEAASLYLFENAFYVLTPEAGTPQSYIDKLTDLLAYTKAHIVHVRPDEHDEIVGAISHLPHIIAVALVNLVRGYSENNSLYAVLAAGGFRDITRIASSEPVVWRDILVNNRTVLLQLLSEWQAGTSAFIDMLQNENGDAIEQAFKESGQFRSQLPERRKGMIHSVYECYIDVPDHPGIIGHVATELGNDTINLSNIQIIESREDVPGVLRLSFRTQEDLDRAVRKLGEIGYSVHF, from the coding sequence ATGACAAAAATTGCGATATTCGGCGTCGGCTTAATCGGCGGCTCGCTCGCGCTTTGTTTCAAAGGCAAGCCCGGGATCACGGTCGTTGGTCATTCCGTACGTGAATCATCCGCAGCCAAATACGTAGAGAGAGGCGTCGTCGATTACGCGACGACGTCTCTTCGCGAGGCGGCCGAAGGCGCGGATTTTATTTTCCTTTGCGTACCCGTCGGGTCGCTTGAGCAATACGTTAATGATTTGAGCCAGTTGGACTTGAAGCCGGGCTGTATCATTACGGATGTAGGCAGCACCAAAGCATCTGTAGCGGCTTCCGCGCGGCAAGCGAGACTGGGGGAAGCCGTGTTCATCGGCGGTCATCCCATGGCGGGTTCGGAGCGATCCGGCGTCGAAGCCGCTTCGCTGTATTTATTCGAGAATGCCTTCTATGTCTTGACGCCCGAAGCAGGAACGCCGCAATCTTATATCGACAAGCTGACGGATCTGCTTGCATACACCAAGGCGCACATCGTGCATGTACGGCCTGACGAGCATGATGAAATCGTTGGCGCAATCAGCCATTTGCCTCATATTATTGCCGTTGCGCTCGTCAATCTTGTTCGCGGCTACAGCGAAAACAATTCTCTGTACGCAGTTCTTGCGGCAGGGGGATTCCGAGACATTACGCGCATTGCGTCAAGCGAGCCGGTCGTGTGGCGGGATATACTTGTGAACAATCGGACCGTACTGCTGCAGCTGCTCTCGGAATGGCAGGCCGGCACGAGCGCATTTATCGATATGCTCCAGAACGAGAACGGAGACGCAATTGAGCAAGCATTCAAGGAATCCGGTCAATTCCGCAGCCAGCTGCCGGAACGCCGCAAAGGCATGATTCATTCCGTTTACGAATGCTACATCGATGTGCCCGACCATCCCGGCATCATTGGCCATGTGGCAACAGAGCTCGGGAACGATACGATCAATTTAAGCAATATCCAAATCATCGAAAGCCGGGAGGACGTTCCGGGCGTGCTGAGGCTCAGCTTCAGAACCCAGGAGGATTTGGATCGCGCCGTTAGAAAATTAGGGGAAATTGGATATTCTGTTCATTTTTAG
- a CDS encoding RNA polymerase sigma factor yields the protein MTDSQLIREIKDGNIQLYSELMRRYQRKILAFIYHMLKSAKLELLAEDLCSETFYKAYRSLHSFREVDASFSTWLYTIARNTVLSELRKQKAGNVSFDEVGFTPIAPPEAVPEQRLLQSERMSMVREAINSLPEKQRSALILREYDQLDYQEIANILGQTVSSVKSLLFRARSSVKVQLEPYFGESPMLEEYEGMKIR from the coding sequence ATGACGGATTCCCAGCTTATCCGCGAAATAAAAGATGGCAATATACAGCTGTATTCGGAATTAATGCGGCGCTACCAACGTAAAATCCTAGCCTTTATCTACCACATGTTAAAGAGCGCCAAGCTTGAGCTGCTGGCAGAGGATTTATGCTCGGAAACCTTTTACAAAGCGTACCGCAGCCTGCATTCATTCCGGGAAGTAGATGCTTCCTTCTCAACATGGCTGTACACCATAGCAAGAAATACGGTACTCAGCGAGCTGCGCAAGCAGAAAGCAGGCAATGTATCCTTCGACGAGGTCGGCTTCACACCGATTGCACCGCCGGAAGCTGTTCCAGAACAGCGTCTTCTGCAAAGCGAGCGGATGTCGATGGTTCGCGAAGCGATCAATAGCCTGCCGGAGAAACAGCGTTCCGCACTAATTTTACGCGAATATGACCAGTTGGATTATCAGGAAATTGCTAATATTCTCGGTCAAACCGTAAGCTCAGTGAAGTCGCTCCTTTTCCGGGCCCGCAGCAGCGTGAAAGTGCAGCTAGAACCGTATTTTGGCGAATCGCCCATGCTGGAGGAGTACGAGGGGATGAAGATACGATGA
- a CDS encoding anti-sigma factor, with the protein MNCQNVQQTFGAYWDLAEDDSERQAVDEHLQTCERCREEFQIWEESEQLIRFFSEDSVELGPVDHVNHGVMDRIYSEQSWFMPIASRRYHFTKSFRRNVTIIMAFCLAMFVVGLFYLLTSTNDSSSVEVAKLTGLIETANAASDNSVISADFYADVPVASISDPIVLNIVPAVPQYYVALSVLGIIMTLLILNWFSRTRN; encoded by the coding sequence ATGAATTGCCAGAATGTGCAGCAAACGTTCGGAGCGTATTGGGATTTAGCAGAGGATGACAGCGAACGTCAAGCCGTTGATGAGCATCTTCAAACCTGTGAGCGATGCAGGGAGGAGTTTCAGATATGGGAAGAAAGCGAGCAGTTGATTCGTTTCTTCTCCGAAGATTCCGTCGAGCTTGGACCGGTTGATCATGTGAATCATGGAGTCATGGACCGCATATACTCGGAACAGTCCTGGTTTATGCCAATCGCCAGCCGAAGATATCACTTCACGAAGTCCTTCCGTCGTAACGTTACGATAATAATGGCATTTTGTCTGGCGATGTTTGTCGTCGGCTTGTTTTATTTACTGACCTCTACGAACGATTCTTCTTCCGTAGAAGTCGCCAAGCTGACAGGACTTATTGAAACAGCCAATGCGGCTAGCGATAATTCCGTCATAAGCGCCGATTTCTATGCCGACGTGCCGGTTGCGAGCATTAGCGATCCTATTGTGCTGAATATTGTGCCTGCCGTTCCACAATACTATGTGGCATTATCTGTACTTGGCATTATTATGACGCTGCTCATCTTGAATTGGTTCTCAAGAACACGCAATTGA